In the Drosophila takahashii strain IR98-3 E-12201 chromosome 3R, DtakHiC1v2, whole genome shotgun sequence genome, one interval contains:
- the LOC108065588 gene encoding dynein regulatory complex protein 9: MSAGHTAEQLQELRRILLLTVYGNTLNQLILQQRSQRLNARKPLTLPASLRRRRSSSLGEQEKPERVLITGKVLPRLESLLGENENDADQLDEDVLNALKFERDMDALRTIFEVAMNDPELAEKNIEKDLDFKEEEGQDVQEEELASKVVTSQDYDDMKIMDLQINEKESSFEDDVDLEEADKEVATLEADKDEATLEADKDEATLETDKGLEDLKQAIAALGGNKSEESQAAQQLQESKDELKQLREDLETEKRTTKDKLQDLEERIADTKYKLRCVSRVNDLEYSLVQRWEEGRLAQGTIWGENAERAYLRDILDIKQKLAREERVSAELRSFRQREILELHSKIKEWQERYVSEMRRVDREAEAWELRILEQKKLLQKHKEIYEERMTYVREYRAQKAEEQRLLDLQIHRIECAVRLQAWWRGTMVRRGLGPFKKKPKRGKRGKPKK, from the coding sequence ATGTCGGCAGGACACACGGCGGAGCAATTGCAGGAACTGCGACGCATCCTTTTGCTGACCGTCTATGGGAACACCTTGAATCAGCTGATTCTGCAACAGCGTTCACAGCGTTTGAATGCCAGGAAACCACTCACGCTGCCCGCTTCCCTGCGCCGACGACGCAGTTCGTCGCTGGGGGAGCAGGAGAAACCGGAAAGAGTCCTTATTACGGGCAAGGTCCTTCCTAGACTCGAATCTCTGCTGGGCGAAAACGAGAACGATGCCGATCAGCTGGACGAAGATGTCCTGAATGCCCTGAAATTCGAAAGGGATATGGATGCCCTGAGAACGATCTTCGAAGTGGCCATGAATGATCCGGAATTGGcagagaaaaatattgaaaaggatctagattttaaggaggaggagggtcaGGATGTTCAGGAAGAGGAATTGGCAAGTAAAGTAGTCACTTCCCAGGACTATGATGATATGAAAATTATGGATCTGCAAATTAATGAAAAGGAAAGTTCATTTGAAGATGATGTAGATCTCGAAGAAGCAGACAAGGAAGTGGCTACCCTGGAAGCTGACAAAGATGAGGCAACCCTGGAAGCTGACAAAGATGAGGCAACCTTGGAAACCGATAAAGGTCTGGAGGACCTTAAGCAAGCCATAGCTGCCTTGGGTGGCAACAAGAGCGAGGAGTCCCAGGCTGCCCAGCAACTCCAAGAATCCAAGGACGAACTAAAGCAACTAAGAGAAGATCTCGAGACGGAGAAGCGGACCACCAAGGACAAGCTGCAGGATCTTGAGGAGCGCATAGCCGACACCAAGTACAAGCTGCGCTGCGTGTCGCGGGTCAATGACCTCGAGTACAGTTTGGTGCAACGCTGGGAGGAGGGTCGCCTGGCCCAGGGAACCATTTGGGGTGAAAATGCCGAACGGGCCTATTTACGCGATATCCTGGACATTAAACAGAAGTTGGCGCGTGAGGAGCGGGTGAGTGCCGAGCTGCGCTCCTTTCGCCAGCGGGAAATCCTGGAACTGCATTCGAAAATCAAGGAGTGGCAGGAGCGGTATGTCAGCGAGATGCGAAGGGTGGATCGCGAGGCGGAGGCCTGGGAGCTGCGCATCCTCGAGCAGAAGAAGCTCCTGCAAAAGCACAAGGAGATCTACGAGGAACGGATGACCTATGTCCGGGAGTATCGCGCCCAGAAGGCCGAGGAGCAGCGCCTGTTGGACCTTCAGATTCACCGCATCGAGTGCGCCGTAAGATTGCAGGCCTGGTGGCGCGGCACCATGGTAAGACGCGGTCTGGGACCCTTTAAGAAGAAGCCCAAACGCGGCAAACGAGGCAAGCCCAAGAAATAG
- the LOC108065513 gene encoding uncharacterized protein, whose protein sequence is MFPQAELENYKLQVELLQEKLQRSEDNRQQLEHKLDKVLQKRSELDKSVRHKSRQKYQEFLEEQTKRNERNKKLVHMLERIDEQTAAMSQRSERLKMMKLQYQMYFAKLVQNQTLRCIQQTTTPTAGGVMPVPVLMQPQPQVATNPQSTPQPQPWTFAMATPTQAGMLLTPQFAAGPPVSPIPQPVPIPTAAHPVYYPELFGPATSTGAAPLGTSNLFDLRATLRAFDNENADLPERMQPHLTGDYQAERVAPPPAAAATPTSTLSSQENQVARQLSSTSSTMATSSLTFDKLPKTSSPSLTLTELPTAGAGATSGQDGQPQGEVGKGQLDAWTNSRVTKVEYEKSPTVVKHNETGQRHQQQQHQELHQQHQELQQQHPPPRDFEAYFGELKIDESKPKPPLNLNPSPNHEDKRPLNVRFSEAVGGAGGNQVGISNDLLDEVKASRLALERAAAAVDEQLARGNQLSPPSSQSQEQPETGVSIENIENAIYGERLTGGGVSAGAAGGGAVTEQGFFENLVTNTSPEVELQEVEQQQQPEVSGYGQYEASSEPIYASIDSPKVEPLYSEIGNPTDYQGYGETSDVTAAATPAASAETTLDPNGEVLPQEYSNIDYGNYAGYDPNAYPGYIYDEATGQYIADPNAAQYAPDGGYGGQEYDAGAVGNYDYSGYEQSADQQMQQQQEEQLQEQQQQQQQQEGYTNEGVVETPLEAPPEVAIESPAAAPAPAPAPAEPQKPSKPTSILSSTTDKQAALNDAQQQQLKKKKRVNFVDSSETDDSSSAKPTQAANPGPPPAPAAASSPATPPTTGGGGSESDFDFSTGSEAKN, encoded by the exons ATGTTTCCACAAGCGGAGCTCGAGAATTACAAGCTGCAGGTGGAGTTGCTGCAGGAAAAGCTTCAGCGCAG CGAGGATAATCGCCAGCAGCTGGAGCACAAGTTGGATAAAGTCCTGCAGAAACGCAGCGAGCT CGACAAGTCGGTGCGCCACAAGAGCCGCCAAAAGTACCAGGAGTTCCTCGAGGAGCAGACCAAACGCAACGAGCGCAACAAGAAGCTGGTCCACATGCTGGAGCGCATCGACGAGCAAACGGCTGCCATGTCGCAGCGGAGCGAGCGGCTTAAAATGATGAAG CTGCAATACCAAATGTACTTTGCGAAATTGGTGCAGAATCAAACATTGCGATGCATCCAGCAGACGACGACTCCGACCGCCGGCGGAGTGATGCCGGTGCCTGTCCTGATGCAACCGCAGCCGCAGGTGGCGACCAATCCGCAGTCGACGCCGCAGCCGCAGCCCTGGACCTTTGCcatggccacgcccacgcagGCGGGCATGCTGTTGACGCCCCAGTTTGCAGCAGGTCCTCCTGTGAGTCCCATTCCCCAACCCGTTCCCATTCCCACGGCTGCCCATCCTGTTTACTATCCGGAACTCTTTGGCCCGGCAACTTCAACTGGGGCAGCTCCCCTTGGCACCTCGAACCTGTTCGATTTGCGCGCCACCCTGCGCGCCTTTGATAATGAGAATGCCGATTTACCGGAGCGCATGCAGCCCCACTTGACAGGTGATTATCAGGCGGAGAGAGTTGCTcctccaccagcagcagcagcaacacccaCATCGACTTTATCCAGCCAGGAGAACCAGGTGGCGCGGCAGCTGAGCAGCACTTCCTCGACAATGGCCACATCCTCGTTGACATTTGATAAATTGCCAAAGACATCGTCGCCTTCGCTGACGTTAACTGAGCTGCCGactgcaggagcaggagcaactTCTGGACAGGATGGGCAACCGCAAGGGGAAGTCGGGAAGGGCCAACTGGATGCCTGGACAAATTCACGCGTGACTAAAGTCGAGTATGAAAAATCACCAACTGTCGTTAAGCATAATGAGACGGGCCAGcgacatcagcagcagcaacatcaagagctacatcagcaacatcaggagttgcagcagcaacatcctcCCCCACGCGACTTTGAAGCATACTTTGGTGAGCTGAAAATCGATGAGTCGAAGCCCAAACCCCCACTGAACCTAAACCCAAGCCCAAACCACGAAGACAAACGCCCCTTAAACGTGCGTTTCAGCGAGGCAgttggaggagcaggaggtaACCAAGTTGGCATCAGCAACGATTTGCTGGACGAAGTCAAAGCCAGTCGGTTGGCACTGGAAAGAGCAGCGGCTGCGGTTGATGAGCAGCTGGCAAGGGGTAATCAATTGTCGCCGCCAAGCAGCCAAAGTCAGGAGCAACCCGAAACCGGTGTGTCGATTGAGAATATTGAAAATGCCATTTACGGCGAACGTTTGACAGGGGGAGGAGtatcagcaggagcagcaggaggaggagcagtaACTGAACagggattttttgaaaatttggttaCCAACACATCGCCAGAGGTGGAACTTCAGGAGGTggaacaacagcagcagccagaGGTCTCCGGTTACGGGCAATACGAGGCCAGCAGTGAGCCCATCTATGCCAGCATCGATTCACCAAAAGTGGAGCCGCTTTACAGCGAAATCGGAAATCCCACAGACTATCAGGGATATGGCGAAACAAGCGATGtaactgctgctgctactcCTGCTGCTTCTGCCGAAACTACGCTGGATCCCAATGGCGAGGTCCTGCCGCAGGAATACTCCAATATTGATTACGGCAACTACGCCGGCTATGATCCCAATGCCTATCCCGGGTATATATACGATGAGGCCACGGGCCAGTATATAGCCGATCCGAACGCCGCTCAATATGCGCCAGATGGTGGCTATGGTGGTCAGGAGTATGATGCGGGTGCAGTGGGCAACTACGACTACAGTGGCTATGAACAGTCAGCGGATCAgcagatgcagcagcagcaggaagagCAACTtcaggagcaacagcagcagcagcagcagcaggagggtTATACCAACGAAGGGGTGGTAGAAACCCCCTTAGAAGCCCCACCGGAAGTGGCCATCGAAagtcctgctgctgctcctgctcctgctcctgctcctgcggAACCCCAGAAACCCTCGAAACCCACATCGATACTCTCCTCGACGACAGACAAACAAGCGGCGCTTAATGatgcgcagcagcagcagctaaagaagaagaagcgcgTTAATTTCGTTGACAGCAGCGAAACGGATGATAGCTCAAGCGCGAAACCGACCCAGGCCGCAAATCCAGgacctcctcctgctcctgccgccgcctcctcccctgccacgcccccaacgACGGGCGGAGGCGGCAGCGAGAGTGATTTCGATTTTTCAACCGGCAGCGAGGCGAAGAATTAG
- the Gr98b gene encoding putative gustatory receptor 98b: protein MVAPKKSRLLATAFPYLQIFSVFSLTPPPQSFDHTSPHKRLRWYLMAGFVCYAAGILVMVLFVSYVNIIAIHKEILDYHVADFTSVMGNIQKGLYSVMAIANQLNMVFNYRRLGRIYEDVASLEWDIDEASQCFGGQKQRYSFRFRLAFSVGVWFILLLILVPKFTLLSLGIYISWTCKIITEFVIVMQQLKSVEYCVFVQMIHELVLRLRHTLLKLQEDLEVCEQQDMLQALCVALKRNQLLLGRLWRLQCEVASYFSLPMMLLFLYNGLTILHMVNWAYINTFLDNDCCRYDRFFICCFLLINLLMPCLLSQRCINAYNCFPRILHKIRCLSAASDFPILTRGLREYSLQMQHLKLLFTCGGLFDINLKYFGGMLVTIMGYIIILIQFKIQAIAENKYKSSLNISV, encoded by the exons ATGGTGGCCCCAAAAAAGAGCCGTCTGTTGGCCACAGCCTTTCCATATCTCCAGATATTTTCCGTGTTTTCCCTTACGCCACCGCCCCAAAGTTTTGACCACACCTCACCTCACAAGCGTCTCAGATGGTATTTGATGGCTGGATTTGTCTGCTATGCAGCCGGGATCCTTGTGATGGTCCTGTTTGTATCGTACGTAAACATTATAGCCATTCACAAGGAGATATTGGATTACCATGTGGCAGACTTTACCAGTGTCATGGGTAATATTCAAAAGGGCCTATATTCCGTAATGGCCATTGCCAATCAACTGAATATGGTGTTTAACTATCGCCGACTTGGGCGAATCTACGAAGATGTAGCCAGTTTGGAATGGGATATAGATGAGGCTTCTCAATGTTTTGGGGGTCAAAAGCAGCGCTATAGTTTCCGCTTCCGTTTGGCCTTCAGTGTGGGCGTGTGGTTCATCCTCCTACTGATTTTGGTGCCCAAGTTCACTCTACTATCCTTGGGTATCTATATCAGCTGGACCTGTAAGATTATCACCGAGTTTGTCATCGTAATGCAGCAGCTCAAGAGTGTGGAGTATTGTGTATTCGTTCAAATGATTCACGAATTGGTGCTAAGATTGCGGCATACACTTCTTAAGCTGCAGGAGGACTTGGAGGTCTGCGAGCAACAGGATATGCTACAAGCTCTATGTGTTGCCCTCAAACGCAACCAACTGCTTTTGGGACGCCTTTGGAGGCTTCAGTGCGAAGTGGCCAGCTACTTTAGTCTGCCCATGATGTTGCTTTTTCTTTATAATGGTCTTACTATCCTTCATATGGTCAACTGGGCCTATATCAATACGTTCCTCGACAACGATTGCTGCCGATAtg ATCGTTTCTTTATTTGCTGTTTTCTGTTAATTAACCTTCTTATGCCTTGCCTTCTAAGTCAGCGATGTATCAATGCT tacAACTGCTTTCCCCGAATCCTTCATAAAATTCGTTGCCTGTCTGCAGCCTCTGATTTTCCCATATTAACCAGAGGATTAAGGGAATATTCCTTGCAGATGCAACACCTGAAGCTTTTATTCACCTGCGGCGGATTGTTCGACATCAATTTGAAATACTTTGGCGGG aTGCTTGTCACCATAATGGGATATATAATAATACtcatacaatttaaaatccaGGCAATTGCTGAGAATAAATACAAGTCGAGTCTCAATATCAGCGTTTAA